In a genomic window of Panthera tigris isolate Pti1 chromosome D4, P.tigris_Pti1_mat1.1, whole genome shotgun sequence:
- the CER1 gene encoding cerberus, with the protein MGLLFLRLLVLLPLGKAAPHRDGHQSQTSVSPALLERSRRELPVGNHEEAEEKPDLFVAVPHLIGAGEGQRQREKMLSKFGRFWKKPEREAPPSQDSVSGPFLSGTRALAQPRDGMQMEKSPLREEAKRFWHHFMFRTGPASQGIILPIKSHEVHQETCRTVPFSQTITHEDCEKVVVQNNLCFGKCGSVRFPGAAQHPHTFCSHCSPAKFTTMHLQLNCTGLSPVVKVVMLVEECQCKTKTEHEHEPLLQAGSQAEFHAQDPFIPGFST; encoded by the exons ATGGGTCTCCTCTTCCTTCGGCTGCTGGTGCTCCTGCCTCTAGGGAAGGCTGCGCCACACCGGGATGGCCACCAGAGTCAGACTTCTGTTTCCCCCGCCCTCCTAGAAAGGAGTCGCAGAGAGCTCCCCGTGGGCAACCACGAGGAAGCTGAGGAGAAGCCGGACCTTTTCGTTGCAGTGCCACACCTGATAGGTGCCGGGGAaggccagaggcagagggagaagatgcTGTCCAAGTTTGGCAGGTTCTGGAAGAAGCCCGAGCGAGAAGCGCCCCCATCCCAGGACTCGGTCAGTGGGCCCTTCCTGTCTGGGACCCGGGCCCTCGCCCAGCCCAGAGACGGGATGCAAATGGAGAAATCTCCTCTTCGGGAAGAAGCCAAGAGATTCTGGCACCACTTCATGTTCAGAACGGGCCCAGCTTCTCAGGGGATCATCCTGCCCATCAAAAGCCATGAAGTACATCAGGAGACGTGTAGGACAGTGCCCTTCAGCCAG ACGATCACCCATGAAGACTGTGAGAAAGTAGTCGTACAGAACAACCTCTGCTTTGGGAAATGTGGGTCTGTTCGTTTTCCTGGAGCTGCGCAGCACCCCCACACGTTCTGTTCCCACTGCTCGCCTGCCAAGTTCACCACGATGCACTTGCAGCTGAACTGCACTGGCCTTTCCCCCGTGGTCAAGGTGGTGATGCTGGTGGAGGAGTGCCAGTGCAAGACGAAGACCGAGCATGAGCATGAacccctcctccaggcaggctCCCAGGCAGAGTTCCATGCGCAGGATCCCTTCATCCCAGGATTTTCCACTTAA